The Deinobacterium chartae sequence TTGGGGTGGGAGGAGTGGGAGCAGGCGTTGGTACTGCGCGTCGGTGAGTTCGTAGCGTCGCACCATGCCTCACGTTATCCCACTTTGCAGACACACCCTAGGGGTTTGCCTGGCCTGCCTGGGCTCGCGCAATTTCTGCACGCACCTCGTTCATGTTGAGCGCGCGCACCTGTTCGATCAGGTTCTCCAGCAGGTGCGCGGGCAGGGCACCCGGTTGAGCGTAGACGAGAATCCCATCACGGAACGCCATCAGGGTCGGAATCGACATGATCCTGAAAGCCGCTGCAAGGTCCTGGTTCGCTTCGGTGTCTACCTTTGCAAACACGATATCGCCGTGCTTCTCGGATGCGGCTTCGAAGATCGGCGCAAACATGCGGCAGGGCCCGCACCACGCGGCCCAGAAGTCCACGAGAACGATGCCATCGGACGAGATGGTGTCCTGGAAGGTCGAGCTGGTAAGGTCACGCGTGGGCATAGGTTCTCCTTGTCATGGTGGATGGGGCCTGGGGGGGCGGTGTTCGCTCCTTGAAAACGCGACTACCGAAACGGACGGTTGGGCAAGGCGGACGCGATGATTTCAGATTATGGTGCCATGCACGGCAGAGCCGCGCGTGAAGCCTGCCTGAGCGCGGGAGACCACCGGTAGCCGGACGGGAGACGGCATACCGCACGGCGTGCGGGTCTTGCAATAACAAGGCGCCTGTTCTGTCGATGCACGCTGGATTCGCCCGTGGTCCTGCCTGTTGTGGCTTGCCTGCTCCCGAGACCTGGCCCCGGCCAAAAGGGCAGGCCCCGTCTTGTATACAACATGTATCCTACTACTTCAACTCGAGGCGATTGTAGGGCGCACCCCAAGATCACCTGACGTGAATCACCTGCGCCGCGATCCGGGGCACCTGATCGCCCGCGAACCGCACAGGAACGCAGACCCGGAGATCCGCGCCAGCATCTTTGAGCGGGAGGGCCGACATTCACCGGGAACCGTTACCGAAACGGCGGGTAGCAGCAGGGGCCTCGGAAGGCCGGGCCGTCAACCTTCATCGTCTTGTGCCTTCTGACGCGACCGGTTTCCCCCTTGACCCTGACACATATGTCAGGGTTTATGCTGACTGCATGCAGACGATGCGGATCGGACAGTTGGCCCGGGCAAGCGGTGTCAGTGTCCGCGCCATCCGCCATTACGACCAACTCGGCCTGCTCACGGCCGCGCGCGAGGATAACCGTTACCGCGTTTTCGCCCCGGAAGACGTCGAGCGCGTCAAACTCATCCAACTGTTCCTGGGCGCCGGGTTCAAGCTCGACGAGATCCGCGAGCATGCCCCCTGCTTCCGCTACGGGCACGCCCCCCTCGAGGCGCCCATCGAGGAGGTCCGCGCCCTGTACGAGCGCAAGATTGCCGATGTGGACGCCCAGATCGCTGCGCTGCAGCAACTGCGTAGCAAGCTCGTCGCAGGCATGCACCAGCTCGACACGCAAACCTGCGGCGGGCAGGTCCGTCCCCACAGTTGACGCTCGAAAAATCCCGCGCGCACCCGATTCATCCAGATATGCAAAGACGCTCGCTCCCCAACGGGAGCCCATCTCCTTACGTTCCCACGCTTACAGGAGCACGCACCATGAAAATCCAGCAGATCCGCAACGCCACCTTGAAGGTCGAGTATGCCGGAAAGACCTTCTTGATCGACCCGATGCTCGCCGAGCAGGGGGCTTACCCCGGCCTCGAGGGCACACCGAACAGCGACCGCCGCAATCCTACCGTCGGTCTGAACGTCGCCATGAACGACCTCCTCGAGGTGGACGCCGTCATCGTCACGCACACCCACTTTGACCACTGGGACGACGCCGCCAGGCAGCTGCTGCCCAAGCAGCTCCCGGTCTTTGTGCAGCACGATGCCGACGCGCAGCTCGTGGCCTCCTCCGGCTTCAGCGACGTGCGCCTCCTCTCTCAAAACAGCGAGTTCGAAGGCGTAAAGCTCGTCAAGACGTCCGGGCAGCACGGCTCGGATCAGGCAATCGCCGCGATCGGCCAGCTTCTCGGTGAGGTGAGCGGCGTGGTGTTCCAGCACCCCGCCGAGAAGCCGCTGTACCTCGCGGGCGACACCCTCTTCAACGACCACGTGCGGCAGGCCCTCGAGGCGCACCGGCCGGAAGTCATCATCTTGAACTGCGGAGACGCCCAGCTGATCGGGCTGGGTTCGATCGTCATGAACGCGCAGGACGTGCTGGCGGTGCACCGCGCCGCACCGCACGCGACGCTGATCGCCACGCACATGGAAGCCGTGAACCACGCGGTGCTGTCGCGTGCGGATCTGCGGGCCTTCGCTGCCGAGCAGGGCTTCGCCGCGCAACTGCTCGTCCCGGACGACGGTCAGACCCTCACGCTCTGATCCGGCCCTGGAGCACCGCCACGCCCGCGAGCCGCCTCTGCCCGGCGAACAGCGCAGGCAGATCACCTGCGCGTTCCGGTCGGCGCACGGACCGACGCCGAAACGGATCAAAACCTGGATCACTCCATAGCAGATCCAAACGCCCGGCTGAATGATCTGTCCTTCTGCCGCCCTTCCAGGCCCAGCCAGCCCAAGAGGGAGCCCCACATGGGGCTCCCTCTTGAGCACGCGCGCTCGAGGAGCGGAGGTCAGCCCGGGCACTTGGGCTGCGAGAAGCTGTAGGTGCGCACGTGGGGGTCAGCGTGCTTGCCGTCGGTCACCTCGAGCTGCAAGACGAAGTCGGTGCTCACGCAGGCGCTGAAGTAATCGGAGGGCACGAAGGTCTTCTGGCCCACGCCGCTGCCGCCCATGCTTCCCTGGTCCACCACCTGGGCGCTGCCGGGCTCGCCCTTGCGGTACAGCTTGAGCACGTAGCTCACCGCGTCGTTTTCCGGATCGGTCACGGTCCACCGGGCGGTTGCCGGATCACCCCGGTAGATCTGGGTGGGCTGGCCCAGCAGGTCGAGCGTGGCCTGGGCCTGCTGGTTCTCGGCGGGCTTGGGCTGCACGTTCACGCTGACCGAGGCGCTGCCCTGCTCGTTCTGCGCGTTGGTGGCGGTCAGGGTCAGCGTGCGGCTCCCCATCCCCGCGAAGGTCACCTGCGGGTTGCCGCAGTTGTTGCCGGGCAGCAGGTCCGCAGGATTGCTGCTGCTCCACTTCTCGCGGGTGCAGTCCTCGAGGCTCGAGCTGCCCAGCAGGCTGACCGTGGCGGTGTTGCCCTGCGCATACACGGTCTGGTTGCTGCTCGGCGCGCTGATCTGCACGGTCGGAACCGGCAAGTCGGCCTCACCGATGCTGAGGGACATGGATTTGCTGCCCTTCAGCCCACCGCTGTCCTGTGCGGTGACGGTCAGGGTGCGCGACCCGGTGGTGGTGAAGCGGTGAACGATGCAGCCGTCGTTCGAAACTGTGCCGTTCAGCGCTTCCTTGTCCGAGGCAAAGCTCAGCTGCAGCGCGGCGTCCTCGGCGTCCTCGGCCTTGGCGCAGATGCGCAGGAAGTCCTGGGTGCTAAACGGCGCGTTCGGATTGCCGCCAAAGATGATGCCGTCGCGCTCCACGGTGATGCTCTTTACCACCGGCGGGGTGTTGGCCGCCTCAGCGACCTTCTTGCAGCCCTGGAAGATCTTGCCGCCGTACTTCAGCTCGGTGACGAACAGGTCGAGCGCCACGCCGGCCTCCCCGGCGGTGCACAGGTCCAGCTGCCACAGCGGCTTGCCCGGGTACTGCGCCTTGAACCGGGCGTAAGCCCCGACCTTGCCGTACACGCCCGCCACGCCGTACAGCATCAGGTCGCCGCGTACGGCGGGCCCGGCCTGGACCTCGGCGCTGCCCTGCCCGGAGAAGGTTCCGGGCTTGAACGTCCAGTTCGGGCCGCTGGACAGGTTCTTCCAGTCGTCGATGTACTCGGCCCCCACCGACGCGTCGAAGCTCTGGGCCAGCTCGTAGGTCATCTCGCCCTGCACCTTGCCGCTGGCGTCGAGGCTCAGCTTCATCTTCGGCACGATCACCACCGGAACCGGACCGATGAAGAAGGTGACCGGCTTAAAACTCGTCTTGTACAGCTCGTGGCTCTTCTCAAACGCGTACTGGCCGTGCATGTCCAGCCGCACGTTGGCCTTTTCCTTCAGGTGCACCTTGGCGCGAAAGTCCACGTCGAACAGCCCGATGTCCAGGTACAGGCTGTAACCCATGTTGAAGTGGATCTGTCCCTTGCTGGCAACCTGATCGGCGGTCGTCTGCTCGTTGCCGTCGACATCGTGCAGTACCCGGTCCAGCGAGACGGTGTAGTCATAGCTGTCTCCGGTGTCGATCAGCGAGTGCGCGGTCAGACGCACCCCCTGGGCCAGCGGCTCGGCCGCCTCGAGCTGATCGGGCCGCAAGCGCTGTTCCACCTCGAGGCGGCCCTGTTCGAGGGCATCGGTCAGGCGGGCCTGCTCGGCCGTGATGACCAGCTCGTCGCCTTCCTGACGGACCGAGCGCACCTTGACCAGGTAGCCGTAGGGGGCGTGAGGGCCAGGCTCGCTGACCAGCACGTTGCCGGGCTGCAGGCCGCGCAGCAGGTCGGTGGCGGCCGCGTAACGCAGCTCGTACACCGGGAGCGGCGTCTCCTCGAGGGTCTTTAAACCGGTCAGGGCCTGACGGCTGGCCGCGTCGATCACGCGGGTGGCCGGGCGAACGATGGGTTGGGGGGCCTCACTGCCCGGCTGCGCGCCGCCGGGGTGGGTCTGTTCGGGCGGGGCGGCGGGAGCGGGTGTGCTGCCGCAGGCGGTGAACACCAGGATGCCGAGGGTGAGGGCTGCGATGGACTTGGCGCTGAACATGGTCTCTCCTTTGCGTGGGCTCCTGGGGAGTGTGGGATCAGGGGCCCGGGGCACTGCGATTTCCGAGAGGCAGCTTAGAAAGGGCGGCGTCAATGTCCCGTCACTGTGGGCGTCACCACGCCCGAACCGGCAGATTTGGCCTTGGGGCTTCTCCTTGAAAAACGTCAAAGGCCGCCCGAAGGCGGCCTGGCGAAACGCTGGACGGCGGTGCCCGGGACATCTAGCGCAGCCCTCGAGGCACCACCGGCTCCAGCGTTCCCTGGACGGTCATCAAGTCGCTGATGCGGCGGTAGGCTGCGCGCCACGCAGCCGCAACCTCGGGGGTGAAGGCGTCGCCCAGGCCCTGCTCGAGGGTCCACAGCAGCGCCTCACCGACGGTGCGGTAGTGACGGGGTTGCACGCCGTAGGCGGTGTGGCGCTCGCCCAGGCCGCGCAGCGCTCCGGCCAAGCCCTCGAGCTGCTCGAGGCTGCCGATCACGCGGCCCAGCATGGCCATCAGCTTGTCGCCCTGCGCCTCGAGGTCATGGCGGAACAGCGGGCGCAGGTCGGGGTCAAGCTCGAACAGCCGCCGGTAGAACAGGCGGGCGGCGTCGGCCGCGATAGGCTGCACCTGCGCGAAAGAGCGCTGGACCAGGCGAATCTGGGTATCGTTCATGCGTCACGTCCTTTCCGGGCCGCTCACGCGGTGAAACCGCGCAGCGGGTCTGGGTGGCCGGAGCGTAGCCGGGGGGGCGTCACCGCTGCGTCAACGCCCGCAATGTTTTAAACTGTTTTCACCTTTTCCTTCATATCGGGGGCAGATGTGGACGCGCGACTGCTGGGCACGGCGACGTTGAAGCTCGAGGACCGCGAGGTGAAGCTGCCCTCGCGCAAATCCCTGGCGCTGCTGACGTATCTGGCCCTCGAGGGTCCCAGCCCGCGCGAGCGGTTGGCCGACTTGCTGTGGCCCAGCCTGGGGTCCGACGGCGCGCGCCACAGCCTGCGGCAGGAGCTGTACCGCATCGGGCGCTCCCCGCTGGCAGCCTGCGTCTTGACCACACCCGAGCAGGTTGCGCTGGCTCCGTCCCTGCAGGTGGACGCGGTCGAATTCCAGCGGCAGGCCGCGCAGGGCGAGGTCGAAGCGGCGCTGGCGCTGTACGCGGGACCGCTGCTCGACGGATACACGCTGCCAGACGCCGAAACCTTTGACGCCTGGCTGACTGCGGCGCGCGAGCGTCTGGCGGACCTGCGACGGCAACTGCTGGCCCGCCGCGCCGCCGACCTCGAGGCGCAGAACGACCTGCGCGCGGCCCTGGAGCTGCACCTGGCGCTGCTGGCCGAGGACCCGCTGCAGGAAGTCCACCAGCGCGAGGCCATCCGGCTGCACACCTGGCTGGGCGAGCGCGAGCGTGCCCTGGAGCGCTACGAGACCTTCCGGCGGCTGCTGGCCGACGAGCTGGGCCTCGAACCGCTGCCCGAAACCGTCCTCGAAGCCGAGCGGGCCCGTCAGCCCCAGGAGGGGAACGCGGGGCCGCGCAGCGCGCCGCGCTGGGAACGCCTCAGCCTACAGCCACCGCTGATCGGCCGGGGGCGGACGTGGATGGACCTCGAGGCGGCCGGGTCGGTGCTGGCCGTGCTGACCGGCGAGCCCGGAGTGGGCAAGTCACGGCTGGCACAGGCGTTTGCAGCCTCGTTCGGCACACCGCTGCTGGTGCGCTGCCACGAGGTGTCACGCGATACGCCGCTGTACCCGGTGGCCGAGGCGCTGCGCGCTGCGCTGCGTGACCCGGCCGCCCGCGCCCGCCTCGAGGCCCTCGCGGGCACGTGGCGAGCCGAGGTCGCGCGACTGGTGCCCGAGTTTCCGGCCCCGGCAGAGCGCGAGCCCGAGGGCCGCGCCCGCTTCGTGGAAGGTCTGGGCCTGGCGCTGCTGGCAGCGGCCGGGCCGGGAGGTGCACTGCTGTGGGACGACCTGCACTGGGCCGACGCGTCGTCGGTGGAGGTGCTGGCGCACGTGGTGCGCCGCGCCGCCCACCTCGAGGCGCCGCCGCGGCTGCTGGCGACCGCCCGCTCGGACGAACTCGCCGGTCACGACAGCCTGAACGCCGCACTGTCGGGCCTGCGGCGTGACGGGCGGGCCATGGTCCTGCGGCTGGGCGGTCTGAGCGAGACCGAGGTGTGCACGCTGGTTCAGGCGCTGTCGGGCGGCCGCGAGCCCACGCTGTTCGCGCGACGGCTGCACGCGGCGACCGGCGGCAACCCGCTGTTTGTGCTGGAGACCCTGCGCTACCTGTTCGAGACCGGCAACCTCAGCGAGGATGCGCAGGGCTGGAGCTCGCCCTTCGACGAGCGAACGGTGGACTACGCCGAGCTGCCGATCCCGCCCGAGGTGCGCGAGGTGGTGCTGGAGCGCGTCGCGCGCCTGGGCAACCCGGCGGGGCGGCTGCTCGAGGCGGCCAGCCTGTACGGCGCGTCCGCCCCGCTCGAGGACCTGGCGGGTGCCACCGCCTTGTCCGAGTGGGAAGCGCTCGAGGCCGTCGAGCGCCTCACGGCGGCCAGCGTGCTGGTCGAGGAGGGCTCGGGCTACCGCTTCACCCACGACCTGCTGCGCCGCGCGGTAGCCGAGCACCTCAGCGCCGAGCGCCGCCGCCTGCTGCACCGCCGTCTGGCGCAGGCCCTCGAGGCGCGCAGCGGCGACGCCGCCCGCATTGCCGAGCACCTCGAGGCAGCCGGACAGGCGGCGCAGGCAGTGACGTGGCGGGTGCGCTGCGCCGAGGCGGCCACGCGGGTGTACGCCTATCCGGAGGCGCTGCACCACTACCAGCTGGCCCTGGCCGGCTGCACGGACGCGCAGCGCCGCTTCGACCTTCACCTCGCCCGCGCCGACTTGCTGCGCATCCTCGATGACCGCGCGGCCTTGGAAAGCGAGCTGGAGCCGCTGCGCGCGGCGGCCGCCCGGCTCGGCGGGGTGCAGCAGGCCGAGCTCGACATCCGCTTTTCGCTGCTGTACGACCGTGCCGGGCGCTTCGCGGAGGCGCGCACCGCCGCCGAGGCTGCGCTGGGCCGCAGCGGGCTCACCGCCTCGCTGCGCGCTTGGGCGCTGCTGTGCCTGGGCACCGCCCACCAGCGCCTTCAGGACTTCGCGGCGTCCGAGCGGGCCCTGCGCACGCTGCTGACGCTGCCCGACGCGCCGCCCGAACGGACGGCCATGGCGCACGAGTTCCTGGCGTACTGCGCGCTGCACCGTGCACAGGCGCACGCGGCGCGCGAGCATAACCGCAGCGCCCGCGAGCTGTGGCAGCGGCTGGGACACCGCCAAGGCCAGGCGATCTCCAGCAACACCGCCGCGCGGCTGGCCATGCTCGACGGCGACCTGGACGGTGCACGCGCCTACCTGCACGACGCCCTCACCCAGGCACGGGCCCTCGGGGACCAGGGGTTGCAGAAGGCCTTCCTGACCAACTTGGTGAACGTCCTTACCCAGAGCGGGCAGCTCGAGGAGGCCCTCGAGGTGCTGCAAGAGGGCCTCGAGCGGGTCCAGGACCAGCAAGACCCCAGCGGGGAGGGCAACATGCAGCACCGCCTGGGCGACGTGCAACTGCTGCGGGGTCGGCTGGGAGCGGCGCTGGCGGCATATCAGCGCGCCTGCGACCTTTCCGACCGGCTGGGTCAGGGTAGCCACCGCCTGAACTACCGCCTGTCCCGCGCACGGGCCCTGCTGGCCGTGCAGCGCCTCGAGGAAGCCGGGGCACTGCTGGAGGAACTCGAGGCGCTGGCGGCGCGCGAGACGGCCTCGAACAGCCCGGGGCTGGTGGGAATCGAGCGCGCCCGGCATCTCTGGTTGAGCGGCCGGGCGTCCGAGGCCGCCGGGCGGCTACAGGCCCTGCTGGCCTCGGAAACGCTGGACCCGCTGCGGCGCGAGGTCGCCTCGGCGCTGCTGGGGCAGGTACGGCTGGCCCTGGGAGACCCGGCCGGGGCACAGGCAGCGGTGGAGGGTGTGGGGGCCACCCCGGCCCTGCGCGCAGCGGCCGTGTCGGTGCGTATCCGCGCCGGGCTGCCTCAGGAGGCAGCGCGCTCGCAGGCGCAGGAGTTGCTCCGCTCGGGCCAGCTGAGTCCGCTCGAGACCCTCGAGCTGCACCGGGCGCTGGCGGAGGCGCTGCGAGAAGTCCGGCCGCTCGAGGCGGCCGAGCAGCGTGCGGCCGCAGCCGCGCTGCTGGAACGGCTGAGCGCCACCTTGCCGCCGGAGTGGCAGAGCGACTTCCGCGCGCGCTATGCTGGGGCCGACCTTTCCGAAGCAGCGCTGTCCGGGCCGGGCGAACCCGCTTGACCCCCCGGGTCACCTGCGTCGGTCGTTGCCTGAAAACCCTGTGAGGTAAACGTGTCCGATCCCCTTGCCCCTCCCCTTCCGGCGCAGCAGGCGGCCCTGATCCGCCACAGCCTGTCCCGTGCCCTGCAACGCCGCCGCCTGCTGGGCCAGCGCTTCTACCGGCAACTGTTCGACCGGCACCCGGAGCTGCGCACCCTGTTCTCCGACGACCTGGCCGCGCAGGAACGCAAGCTGGAGGAGACCCTCGACGTGTTTGCGGGCGACCTGTCGCGCTGGGAGGCGCTGCGCCCCGCCATGCGGCGGCTGGGCGGGCGCCACGTCGGCTACGGGGTGCGGCCCGAGCACTACACGCAGGTGGGCGAGGCGCTGCTAGGCGCGCTGGCCGAGGTCCTCGAGGAGAGCTTTACTCCAGAGGTGCGCGCGGCCTGGGAGCGCGTGTACGGCCTGCTGACCCAGGAGATGCTGCGGGGCGCCGCACCGGACCCCGGTGAGGCCTGAGCCCTGCCCGCCGTCTTGGAAAGTCCTGGTCTTACGCGGGCGCAGCGGGCTGCTGGAGGCGGACCCGGCCCTGTTCCTGGGAAGCCCGCACCGCTTGCGCCCTCGAGGAACAGGGCGCCCGCACGCCCTTTCAGGGTTCGGACCGAACCTCAAGCGCATCGTTTGACGCATAGTGCATACCGGGGTAGACTGTTTTTATCAGTCGGCCATGGGGCCGATTTTTTGTTGGGAATCCGGTTTGTCTCATCACCTGCACGGCCGGGCAACACGAACGACGCCGCAGCGCGCGTGCTGCGGCGTCTCGACGGTTCTGAAGGAAAACCGGCGGCTTCCAACCTGGCCGAAGCTCAGTCGCTGGCCAGCGCGGGTTGGCTCAGCACCTTCTCGAAGGTCTGGTGCAGGCGCAGCCAGCCCTGCTCGCTCGGCTCGACCGCGGTCAGGCGGCGGGTGTGCAGCAGCAGCGCCTGCCACGACGGATCCCGCAGCCGCGCGTAGCGGTCCCCGAAGGTGCGCGCGCAGGCGTCGAGCGATTCGCGGATGCGCGCGTCCTCGGACAGGAACACCAGCAGCGCCTCGAGGCTGAGCCCGAACGCTGCGGCAAGCCGCGACAACAGGTCCAGGCTGGGGCGCACCTGATCGTTTTCAATCATGCACAGGTGCGCCGGGCTGGACTGCACCTTCTGCGCCAGCTGGCGCAGCGACCACTTGTGCGCGGCGCGCCACTCGCGCACCCGTGCTCCAAAAACCGGTAAATTTGAGGTCATCGTATTCATCCTTTCCTTAGATCGTGGGAGAACACATCTCCTAATGTGCCCAGGGTAGGACAGGCAGAGTGATCTGAGGATGACCAGACGAAGCTCCAGACGGACCCCTGGAAAAACGCGTCCGGGCAGTGAAGCTGCCCGGACGGTTGCCAAGCGATGCACTCAGGGCGCAGAAACCTGATTCAGGCCCGCTGGAGCGGGCAGCGTGAACCAGAAACGGCTGCCCTGCCCCGGCTCGCTCGCGACCCCGATATGGCCCCCGTGCGCCTCGACCAGGTGACGGGTGATGGTCAGGCCGATGCCGCTGCCGCCGCTGGCGCGCGACCTCGAGGGATCCACGCGGTAAAAACGCTCGAAGATGCGACTCAGGTGCTCGCGCGGGATACCTTCGCCGGCGTCGGCCACCTCAAACCGTACGGTCCCGGCGTCCCAGGCCGCCTGCAGCCGTACCCGTCCCCCGGGCGGGGTGTGGCGCAGCGCGTTGGAGAGCAGGTTGGCCAGCACCTGCTCGACCCGGGCAGCGTCCGCGTGGACCCAGAGTTCGGAGGGGACCGGCAGGCACTCGAGGATCACTCCTTTGCGGGCGAACAGCGGCGCGGCGCTGCGCGCAGCGGCTTGCATCAGGGCCTGGGCCTCGAGCGGGGCAGCGCGCAGGGAAACGCCGGCCTCGGCAGCCGAGAGCTGCGAGAGGTCGCCGAGCAGCACCTCGAGGCGCTCGAGCTGGCGGGTGCAGGCCGCCCACACCTCGGGGTCGTCGCGGAACACGCCGTCTTCGAGGCCCTCGAGATAGCCACGCAGCGAGGCGAGCGGGGTGGCGACCTCGTGCTGCAGATCGCTTACCAGCGCGCCCCGGGCGCGCTCGGAGGTCTCGAGGCGCGCGGCGAGGTCGTTGAGTCCGTCAGCCAGGGCGCGCAGTTCGCGTGGGCCGCCCTGCGGGCTGCGCGCCCGGTAGTCGCCGCCGCGCAGCGCCTCGAGGTGCGCCTCGAGGCGCTGGATCGGGCGGGTGAGCAGCGCGGACATGCCCACCGCGATACCGGCGGTAAACAGCAGGGTCAGTCCGCCGCTCCACAGCAGGGTGCGCAGCGCCAGGCTCTGGCACACCTCGGTCAGGCTGCCCAGGCCGTGCGCGAGCACGGGCAGCAGCGCGTCACCGAAGATCATCAGCAGCGCGCCTTGCGCCAGGATGAGCGCCGCCAGCGTGCCCAGCAGATAGCTGCGTACGCCTCCGCTGCGCCCGGCCGGGCGCAGCGCGCCCAGGGTACGAAACTCAGTCATGGGGGTCCTCCGTGAAAACGTAACCGACGCGGCGCACGGTGCGCAGCCTCGAGGCAGTAGCGGGATCCGCTGCGAGCTTGCGCCGCAGGTGGTGAATGTAAACGTCCACGGCGCGATCCGTGCCGACCAGCGGATCGGGCCAGACCCGTTCGATCAGTTCGCTGCGCGCAAATACCCGCCCGGGGTGGCCGGCCAGCAGTGCCAACAGGTCAAACTCGAGGGTGGTGAGCGTCAGGACCTGACCGTGCAGGCGCGCCTCGCGCCGCTCGGGGTTCAGCTCGAGCGGGCTGCGGGCCAAAGCGGGCGGAGCGGGGGTATGACGCCGCAGCACCGCGTGCACCCGCGATACCAGCTCGCGCGGGCTGAACGGCTTGGTGACGTAGTCGTCGGCCCCGGCGTCGAGTCCGGCGATGCGCGCGGCCTCGCCGCGCAGGGCGGTGAGGATGATGACCGGCAAGTCGCCGTAGCGGCGCAGTTCGCGCAGCACCTGCATGCCGTCTTGGCCGGGCAGCATCAGGTCGAGCACCACCAGTTTGGGCGGAAGCGCGGCCACCGCCTCGAGGGCGGCTGGACCGCTGGCGGCGGTGATGACCGGGTGCCCGGCGTGCTCGAGGTACTGCCGCACGATCCGGGTGATGTCGGGGTCGTCCTCCACGACCAGGATCGGCTGACTTGGCCGGGCGTCAGGGCGGGCCGGGAAGTCGGGGTCAGCGGGCAGGTTCACTGCTTCTGATTTTAAAGCGCTTTTGGCTTGGAACCCAAGGGCGAAAAGCAGTTGCTCACGAGTTTCACACCGTCCCAGAAAACGTTAATCCTTTTCTTGGGTTCGCGAGCAGCGTGCTACCATAAACGCGTAAAGCTTTAACTCCACGTATCCCCAGAACAGCACTGATCGGTGGTATGCAGCGGACGATTCCCCCGCTGCTGGAGGTCACACATGGGCGTTCCCTTGGGTCCGATACGTTCCGCACACACGCTAACAGCCCTGCTGACGGCCGGGCTGCTGGCAGCCTGTAACCCTTCTGGCAGCCCCACCCCTCCGCCCGACCCCGAACCGACCGTGGTCGCCACCGGCCTCAACGGCCCTCAGGGCGTGCTGGTGGACGCAGACGGCACGCTGTGGGTCACCGACGACGGCCTGGGCGGCGACACGGTCTTTGAGGGCCCGGACGAACAGGGCAACCCTGCCGAGGGCAACTACGGCAACAGCGCCCGCCTGATCCGGGTGGATACCAACGGCAACCAGAGCGTGGTCGCGCAGATTCCCTCGGTGGATCCGCCCCTGCTGGCCGTGGGCCCCAGCGGCGGCGGCAAACTGGCGATGCTGGGCGGCGAAGTCTACTTCACCAACGGCGTGTGGAACGCTGCGTACTCTATCGCCCGTCCCTCGCGCGTCGCGGCGGTACTGACCCTCGAGGGCAACCTCGCCACCGAAATTTCCGACATCTTTGCCTTCGAGGTCGCAGCCAACCCCGACGGCGTTCCCCCCGAGCTGGGCGGCATCGACTCGCACCCGTACGGGCTGGCCGCCGGAGCCGACGGTCAGCTGTACGTGGCCGACGCCGGAGGCAACTCGCTGCTGCGGGTGGATCCGGTCAGCGGCGACGTGAACCTGGTGGCCAACTTGCAGGGCCTGACCGGAACCGGGCCGCAGTCGGTGCCGACCGGCGTGACCTTCGACGAGAACGGCGACTTATACGTCGCCCTGCTGAGCGGCTTCCCCTTCCCCGAAGGCGCTGCGAAGGTGGTGCAGGTCGATCCGGATAACGGCAGCACCGATGACTTCGCCACCGGCATGACCCTGCTCACCGACTTGGAACTGGGCCCCGACGGCAACCTGTACGCGGTCTCCTTCGGCAGGTTCGACCTCACCGCGCCGGGAGGCTACGTGGGCAACGCCGGAGCCGTCATCCGCCTGCTCGCCGACGGCACGAAGGAAACGGTACTGAGCGGGCTGAACTTCCCCACCGCCATCGCCTTTGACGCCGAGGGCAACGCCTACGTGGCCGAGAACGGCATCGGCGAACCGGGCAGCGGCGAGGTCGTGCGCTACCCCAACCTGACCGACGCAGAGGCCGAGTAAACCAGCGGACCCGACCGGGCCCCGCCAGCGTGGGGCCCGGTCTTAATATGCCGTCAACAATTGGGCCCTACCGTGCGGGCGGAGGCCAACATGAGCAGCAAAACCAACGCCCGGGTCCTGCTGGCCGTCGCCGCCG is a genomic window containing:
- a CDS encoding sensor histidine kinase; translated protein: MTEFRTLGALRPAGRSGGVRSYLLGTLAALILAQGALLMIFGDALLPVLAHGLGSLTEVCQSLALRTLLWSGGLTLLFTAGIAVGMSALLTRPIQRLEAHLEALRGGDYRARSPQGGPRELRALADGLNDLAARLETSERARGALVSDLQHEVATPLASLRGYLEGLEDGVFRDDPEVWAACTRQLERLEVLLGDLSQLSAAEAGVSLRAAPLEAQALMQAAARSAAPLFARKGVILECLPVPSELWVHADAARVEQVLANLLSNALRHTPPGGRVRLQAAWDAGTVRFEVADAGEGIPREHLSRIFERFYRVDPSRSRASGGSGIGLTITRHLVEAHGGHIGVASEPGQGSRFWFTLPAPAGLNQVSAP
- a CDS encoding ScyD/ScyE family protein, translated to MGVPLGPIRSAHTLTALLTAGLLAACNPSGSPTPPPDPEPTVVATGLNGPQGVLVDADGTLWVTDDGLGGDTVFEGPDEQGNPAEGNYGNSARLIRVDTNGNQSVVAQIPSVDPPLLAVGPSGGGKLAMLGGEVYFTNGVWNAAYSIARPSRVAAVLTLEGNLATEISDIFAFEVAANPDGVPPELGGIDSHPYGLAAGADGQLYVADAGGNSLLRVDPVSGDVNLVANLQGLTGTGPQSVPTGVTFDENGDLYVALLSGFPFPEGAAKVVQVDPDNGSTDDFATGMTLLTDLELGPDGNLYAVSFGRFDLTAPGGYVGNAGAVIRLLADGTKETVLSGLNFPTAIAFDAEGNAYVAENGIGEPGSGEVVRYPNLTDAEAE
- a CDS encoding response regulator transcription factor encodes the protein MNLPADPDFPARPDARPSQPILVVEDDPDITRIVRQYLEHAGHPVITAASGPAALEAVAALPPKLVVLDLMLPGQDGMQVLRELRRYGDLPVIILTALRGEAARIAGLDAGADDYVTKPFSPRELVSRVHAVLRRHTPAPPALARSPLELNPERREARLHGQVLTLTTLEFDLLALLAGHPGRVFARSELIERVWPDPLVGTDRAVDVYIHHLRRKLAADPATASRLRTVRRVGYVFTEDPHD
- a CDS encoding helix-turn-helix domain-containing protein: MTSNLPVFGARVREWRAAHKWSLRQLAQKVQSSPAHLCMIENDQVRPSLDLLSRLAAAFGLSLEALLVFLSEDARIRESLDACARTFGDRYARLRDPSWQALLLHTRRLTAVEPSEQGWLRLHQTFEKVLSQPALASD